One Sphingobacteruim zhuxiongii DNA window includes the following coding sequences:
- a CDS encoding RNA polymerase sigma factor — MNQETFKTTVFVLKDKLYRFANRFLEQEEDAFDLVQELMMKLWEKRLELSHVQNMEAFAMSMLRNMAYNKIDKAGRHAKYLQEVPNDIQSERYPALTQELILKYIDALPEKQRMVMYLRDVEEYEIKDISSLCEIDENAVRVNLSRARQAVRASLTKIFEYEARRIGSIKG; from the coding sequence ATGAATCAAGAAACCTTTAAAACCACAGTTTTTGTCCTTAAGGATAAGCTGTATCGCTTTGCGAACAGGTTTTTAGAGCAGGAGGAAGATGCGTTTGATTTGGTGCAGGAGTTAATGATGAAACTTTGGGAGAAGCGATTGGAGTTGAGTCATGTGCAAAATATGGAAGCTTTTGCAATGAGTATGTTGAGGAATATGGCATACAATAAAATTGATAAAGCGGGAAGGCATGCAAAGTATTTACAAGAGGTGCCGAATGATATACAATCGGAACGTTATCCGGCCTTGACACAAGAGTTGATCCTGAAGTATATCGATGCATTGCCAGAGAAACAACGTATGGTAATGTATTTGAGAGATGTCGAAGAGTATGAAATAAAGGATATTTCAAGTCTTTGTGAAATAGATGAAAATGCGGTTCGTGTTAATTTGTCTCGAGCGAGACAGGCCGTACGAGCGAGCTTAACAAAAATATTCGAATATGAAGCGAGAAGAATTGGATCGATTAAGGGCTAA
- the sucD gene encoding succinate--CoA ligase subunit alpha: MSVLVNKDSKVIVQGFTGNEGTYHASQMIEYGTNVVGGVTPGKGGQSHLDRPVFNTVQHAVDATGANVSIIFVPPAFAADAIMEAAAAGIALIVCITEGIPTKDMIQVKSYLSDKNSRLIGPNCPGIITAEEAKIGIMPGFIFKKGKVGVVSKSGTLTYEAVDQTVKAGLGITTAIGIGGDPIIGTTTKEAVELLMNDPETEGIIMIGEIGGGMEAEAARWIKENGTKPVVGFIAGQTAPPGRRMGHAGAIVGGADDTAAAKMQIMRECGIRVVESPAEIGKAIAEELAK, translated from the coding sequence ATGAGTGTATTAGTAAATAAAGATTCTAAAGTAATCGTTCAGGGTTTCACTGGTAACGAGGGTACTTATCATGCATCTCAAATGATTGAGTACGGTACGAATGTAGTTGGTGGTGTTACGCCAGGAAAAGGTGGTCAATCTCACCTAGACCGTCCGGTATTCAACACGGTACAACACGCAGTTGATGCAACTGGTGCCAATGTATCTATTATTTTTGTTCCACCAGCATTTGCTGCTGACGCGATTATGGAAGCTGCTGCGGCAGGAATCGCATTAATCGTATGTATCACTGAAGGTATCCCTACTAAAGATATGATTCAAGTAAAATCTTACTTGAGCGACAAAAACTCTCGTTTAATCGGACCTAACTGTCCTGGTATCATCACAGCTGAAGAAGCGAAAATTGGTATCATGCCAGGCTTTATCTTCAAAAAAGGTAAAGTTGGTGTTGTTTCTAAATCAGGAACATTAACTTATGAAGCTGTAGATCAAACAGTGAAAGCGGGTCTAGGTATTACAACAGCAATCGGTATTGGTGGTGACCCAATTATCGGAACAACAACTAAAGAAGCAGTTGAATTATTAATGAACGATCCAGAAACTGAAGGTATCATCATGATTGGTGAGATCGGTGGTGGTATGGAAGCTGAAGCTGCTCGTTGGATTAAAGAAAACGGAACTAAACCAGTAGTTGGCTTTATCGCTGGACAAACAGCGCCTCCGGGACGTCGTATGGGTCACGCTGGAGCTATCGTTGGTGGAGCTGATGATACTGCTGCTGCGAAAATGCAAATCATGCGTGAGTGTGGTATTCGTGTAGTAGAATCACCTGCTGAAATCGGAAAAGCAATCGCTGAAGAATTAGCAAAATAG
- a CDS encoding succinate CoA transferase produces MLERIRLERLKEKVTTAEEAVKLIEDGMVVGSSGFTKAGDSKVVLPALAERAKTENIKITLMTGASLGHGTDGKLAEAGALKKRMPFQVDPVLRSKINSGEVLFIDQHLSESAELLHNKNLPNVDIAVIEVAYIDRDGSIVPTTSVGNSVTFAALAKKVILEVNSSIPEDVYGIHDIYQAEDYPHRNVIPIVAPWNKIGRKTIPLNPDKVAAIVFTDKHDSPADIAEPDEKTSAIAKHILEFFEEEVRLGHLTDRLLPIQAGIGKVANAVLTGFKHSNFYDLTMFSEVLQDSTFDLIDAGKLSFASASSVTVSAECYDRVFGNLQRYRDKFVLRPQNISNTPGLIRRLGIIAINTAIEFDIYGNVNSTHLGGTKIMNGIGGSGDFARNAYLSVFVTQAASKENKISHILPMVSHTDHTEHDVDILVTDIGLADLRGLAPRERAQKIIDNCVHPDYKEELQSYFDRARERGGHTPHLLEEAFSWHIRFNETGSMKKA; encoded by the coding sequence ATGTTAGAAAGAATTCGTTTAGAAAGACTAAAAGAAAAAGTAACAACGGCTGAAGAGGCTGTAAAGCTGATTGAGGATGGCATGGTTGTCGGATCCAGTGGTTTTACAAAAGCTGGAGATAGTAAAGTCGTTCTTCCAGCATTGGCTGAACGAGCAAAAACAGAAAATATAAAAATTACCTTAATGACCGGAGCGTCATTAGGACATGGTACAGACGGAAAATTAGCGGAAGCTGGGGCTTTGAAGAAGCGTATGCCTTTTCAAGTTGATCCAGTGTTACGCAGCAAAATTAATTCCGGAGAGGTATTATTTATCGATCAACATTTAAGCGAAAGCGCTGAGCTGTTACATAACAAGAACCTACCCAATGTAGATATTGCAGTAATTGAAGTTGCCTATATAGATCGCGACGGCAGTATAGTACCGACGACTTCCGTAGGTAATTCAGTTACATTTGCAGCCTTAGCTAAGAAAGTGATATTGGAAGTGAATTCTTCAATTCCTGAGGATGTTTATGGTATTCACGATATCTACCAAGCTGAGGATTACCCACATCGTAATGTTATCCCAATTGTAGCACCATGGAATAAAATTGGACGCAAGACTATTCCTCTAAATCCAGATAAGGTTGCTGCAATCGTATTCACTGATAAGCATGATAGCCCAGCGGATATTGCGGAACCGGATGAAAAGACTTCCGCAATCGCTAAACATATCCTTGAGTTTTTTGAAGAAGAGGTACGTCTAGGACATTTAACTGATCGTTTACTACCAATCCAAGCAGGTATTGGAAAAGTAGCCAATGCCGTGTTAACTGGTTTCAAACATAGTAATTTCTATGATTTAACGATGTTCTCTGAAGTATTGCAGGACAGTACATTCGATTTGATTGATGCAGGTAAGTTGAGTTTTGCGTCGGCTTCTTCTGTAACGGTATCTGCGGAATGTTACGATCGTGTGTTTGGAAACCTACAGCGTTACAGAGATAAGTTTGTTTTGCGCCCACAAAATATATCAAATACACCAGGCTTAATCCGTCGTCTGGGAATTATTGCCATCAATACGGCGATAGAATTCGATATCTATGGAAACGTGAATTCGACCCATCTTGGTGGTACTAAGATTATGAATGGAATTGGCGGATCAGGTGACTTTGCTAGAAATGCGTACTTGAGTGTTTTCGTAACGCAGGCCGCTTCGAAGGAGAACAAGATCTCTCATATCCTTCCTATGGTGTCTCATACAGACCATACAGAGCACGATGTAGATATTTTAGTAACAGATATAGGTTTGGCAGATTTGAGAGGCTTAGCGCCTCGCGAACGCGCTCAAAAGATTATCGATAATTGTGTACATCCAGATTATAAAGAAGAACTTCAGTCTTATTTCGATCGCGCACGCGAAAGAGGAGGACATACGCCTCACTTGTTGGAGGAAGCTTTCAGCTGGCATATTCGTTTCAATGAAACGGGAAGCATGAAGAAAGCTTAA
- the rpsT gene encoding 30S ribosomal protein S20 produces MANHKSAIKRIRANAAKRLRNRYQAKTTRNAIKKLRLTTTAEEAKELYPRVVSMLDRLAKKNVIHKKKANNNKSKLAKFVNKLG; encoded by the coding sequence ATGGCAAATCATAAATCAGCGATCAAAAGAATTAGAGCAAACGCTGCGAAGCGTCTAAGAAACCGTTACCAAGCGAAAACTACGCGTAACGCGATCAAAAAATTACGTCTTACAACGACTGCAGAAGAAGCTAAAGAATTATATCCACGCGTGGTTTCTATGCTAGATCGTTTAGCAAAGAAAAATGTAATTCACAAGAAAAAAGCAAACAACAATAAATCTAAATTAGCGAAATTCGTTAATAAGTTAGGTTAA
- a CDS encoding DinB family protein: MSIKDGFLVEIERETNNTRRIIDRLKDEDLSYKPHEKSMSLGELIGHVVELHNWVGAALIKNDFNLQTDYQPLKPTSVAELRKALDEGYRTNEEVISNFPEDEWFKKWTMRYGDHVISEMHKLAVLRFVIHNHLIHHRGQATVYLRLLDIPVPGLYGPSADERQ, translated from the coding sequence ATGAGTATTAAAGATGGATTTTTAGTAGAAATCGAACGCGAAACCAATAATACGCGTCGCATTATCGATCGATTGAAAGATGAGGACTTAAGCTACAAACCACATGAAAAGTCTATGTCTTTAGGCGAACTAATTGGACATGTAGTAGAACTACACAACTGGGTTGGTGCCGCACTTATTAAAAATGATTTTAATCTTCAAACAGATTATCAACCGCTTAAACCAACTAGTGTTGCAGAGTTGAGAAAAGCGTTGGATGAAGGTTATAGAACGAATGAAGAAGTGATAAGTAACTTTCCAGAAGATGAATGGTTCAAAAAATGGACTATGCGTTATGGTGATCACGTAATTAGTGAGATGCATAAACTAGCAGTGCTGAGGTTCGTTATACATAATCATTTAATACACCATCGTGGACAAGCAACCGTATATCTCCGATTATTGGATATTCCAGTTCCTGGATTGTACGGGCCTTCCGCCGATGAACGACAATAA
- a CDS encoding DUF4252 domain-containing protein, producing MKTIMLICALLFASMAQAQISKLDEIFEQYKEQKGVTSIKIGKPMFKMLGKMNIDDADLETIRPLLSKINSIKMLIVEGGDQKMKSSVTLAVDKLNYEELMVINSDGNKIRFLAKSVEGDLLNNLLLSIVSDEDTIFMILDGAMKYDDINNLVSTNN from the coding sequence ATGAAAACGATCATGCTAATTTGTGCACTACTTTTTGCAAGTATGGCTCAAGCTCAAATTTCGAAACTCGACGAGATTTTCGAACAGTACAAAGAACAAAAAGGCGTTACAAGTATCAAAATTGGCAAACCCATGTTTAAAATGTTGGGTAAGATGAATATCGATGATGCAGATTTAGAGACAATTAGACCATTGCTAAGTAAAATCAACTCGATAAAGATGTTAATAGTCGAAGGTGGAGATCAAAAAATGAAATCGTCGGTTACTTTAGCAGTGGATAAGCTGAACTATGAAGAATTGATGGTGATTAATTCAGATGGGAATAAGATTAGATTCTTAGCTAAATCCGTAGAGGGCGACTTATTGAATAATCTTCTTCTAAGCATTGTTTCTGATGAGGATACCATATTTATGATCTTGGATGGGGCTATGAAATATGATGATATCAATAATTTAGTGAGTACTAACAATTAA
- a CDS encoding RNA methyltransferase, producing MQKLSMDQLNRVDVETFKNQEKNPLVIVLDNVRSMHNVGSAFRTADAFAVEKILLCGITGTPPHREIEKTALGATQSVIWEHHKETLDAVKTLQSAGYKVYSIEQVDNSISLDSFQPALDEKIAIVFGNEVHGVEEDVVKASDGCIEIPQFGTKHSFNVSVTIGIVLWDLVNKLKFIKK from the coding sequence ATGCAAAAATTATCCATGGATCAGCTCAATCGAGTTGATGTAGAAACGTTTAAGAATCAAGAGAAAAACCCATTGGTGATCGTTTTAGACAATGTTCGCAGTATGCATAACGTAGGTTCAGCGTTTAGAACAGCCGATGCTTTCGCTGTTGAAAAAATTCTGCTTTGTGGAATTACAGGAACGCCCCCGCATCGTGAAATTGAAAAAACAGCATTAGGAGCCACACAATCGGTTATTTGGGAACATCACAAGGAAACCCTCGACGCAGTGAAAACATTGCAGTCAGCAGGCTATAAAGTCTACTCAATCGAACAAGTAGACAACTCTATCTCCCTAGATTCATTCCAACCGGCTTTAGATGAAAAAATTGCTATTGTTTTTGGCAATGAAGTACATGGCGTCGAGGAAGATGTTGTAAAAGCATCGGATGGTTGTATTGAAATCCCACAATTTGGCACTAAACACTCGTTCAATGTTTCTGTAACGATAGGAATTGTGCTATGGGATTTAGTTAATAAACTGAAATTTATTAAGAAATAG
- a CDS encoding helix-turn-helix transcriptional regulator produces MTEVDTFEQSIYCHHAVMGEHHVTEHAHKKGQFLYTEGGVVFLKTPEKSYFLPARHYIWIPAGTKHSIHPSGPQVVMRNLYFPTFETDTEFFDKINIYPVSDLLNELIMFTNRWNGNIFPEEEPKFSIAKAFKLILPEISPTELPLALPYPKNDKLKQIVNYLEQNISENISFKSLAEHFDISERTLARLFQKELNMSYIQYFTILRMLTSLKLLLDEKLSVNEVALRVGYNSLPTFSNTFNKVIGVRPSEYVKNRNLLL; encoded by the coding sequence ATGACAGAAGTAGACACTTTTGAACAAAGTATCTACTGTCATCATGCCGTAATGGGTGAACATCACGTTACCGAGCATGCACACAAGAAAGGACAATTTCTATATACAGAAGGTGGTGTCGTATTCTTAAAAACTCCTGAGAAATCATACTTCCTTCCAGCACGCCATTATATATGGATCCCTGCAGGTACCAAGCATAGTATACATCCAAGTGGGCCACAGGTAGTCATGCGAAACCTTTATTTTCCAACATTCGAAACAGACACAGAGTTTTTTGATAAGATCAATATCTACCCAGTTAGCGACTTATTGAACGAACTCATCATGTTTACCAATCGTTGGAATGGGAATATATTTCCGGAAGAAGAACCCAAATTTTCAATAGCTAAGGCTTTTAAGCTTATTTTACCTGAGATTTCTCCGACTGAGTTGCCCTTAGCATTACCTTATCCAAAAAATGACAAGCTAAAACAGATTGTCAACTATCTAGAGCAAAATATCTCGGAGAACATTAGTTTTAAATCTTTAGCCGAACATTTTGACATTAGCGAACGTACGCTTGCAAGACTCTTCCAAAAAGAATTAAACATGTCGTACATCCAATATTTTACGATTCTTCGCATGCTAACTTCACTCAAATTATTACTTGACGAGAAGCTTAGTGTCAATGAGGTCGCTTTACGGGTGGGTTACAATAGCCTCCCTACCTTCTCTAACACCTTTAACAAGGTGATTGGAGTGAGACCTAGCGAATATGTAAAAAATAGAAACTTACTATTATAA
- a CDS encoding DUF4252 domain-containing protein translates to MRRVIGFIVAICIGLSLQSCFVKTRPNMAFVNKGDISNDAEVVSVKVPCILMRTFIMGELRELKEEDPMLALALKKIKGIKLMTIEGDKGNRIHERFNKYLDEEKFEELMSIYSDGAKVSINTQIKGNRVKKVLLGVIEGDEKVFIELKSNLNLDELNQLVDHYENTKSKEKKKKSNSDSEELALAK, encoded by the coding sequence ATGAGAAGAGTTATAGGATTTATCGTCGCCATTTGCATAGGCTTAAGCTTACAAAGCTGTTTTGTTAAAACGCGTCCGAATATGGCGTTTGTAAATAAGGGTGATATTAGCAATGACGCAGAAGTTGTTTCAGTGAAGGTGCCTTGTATTTTGATGCGTACTTTCATTATGGGCGAGTTGAGAGAATTGAAAGAAGAGGATCCTATGTTAGCACTTGCTCTGAAAAAAATCAAGGGAATAAAACTGATGACGATAGAAGGGGATAAGGGGAATCGTATACACGAGCGCTTTAACAAATATCTGGATGAAGAGAAGTTTGAAGAACTCATGAGTATATATAGCGATGGTGCGAAAGTGAGCATCAATACACAAATCAAAGGCAATCGCGTAAAGAAAGTATTGTTAGGTGTAATCGAAGGTGATGAGAAAGTTTTTATTGAGCTTAAATCGAATCTAAATTTAGACGAGTTAAATCAATTAGTCGATCATTACGAAAACACAAAATCTAAAGAGAAGAAAAAGAAAAGCAACTCCGATTCGGAGGAATTGGCGCTCGCCAAATAA
- a CDS encoding CocE/NonD family hydrolase, whose product MKNGLLSCLIWVFATVALFAQENTAEYVKEHYDKSEKYITMRDGKRLFTAIYTPKDKSKKYPILLNRTPYTVAPYGENEYKTSLGNFPEMMKLGYIFVYQDVRGKWMSEGEFEDIRPTKTKENGHQIDESTDTWDTIDWIVKNIKGNNGKVGMYGISYPGFYATASLIGSHPALKAVSPQAPVTDWFIGDDFHHGGALFLTDAFRFMYVFDATRPKPITNKEGPKGFELPSKDLYKFFLDNPTLSGLKKTYLSHTVKFWDNLAKHSTLDTFWTNRTITQHLNSVKPAVMVVGGLYDAEDTYGAFETYRQIEKKNKKNNNILVMGPWYHGGWVRSEGDSFGDIRFGEKTSLTYQQKFEKPFFEYHLKGIGTFEPDEANIYFTGSNQWQHFSQWPPKDVLKDELFLSANGKLSKTLEQGEEFIEYSSDPNKPVPSQEGVIVNRTREYMIADQRFAANRPDVIVFETDVLAEDLTMAGPVIADLWVSMTGTDADFVVKVIDVYPDTSTATSPIEKDVVMPNYQMLVRGEILRGKFRNSFTNPEPFIPNQATQVKVNLPDVAHTFKKGHKIMVQIQHSWFPLVDRNPNQFMDIFQATKEDFIKNTHRLYFVKDKASKIIFDKL is encoded by the coding sequence ATGAAAAACGGGTTACTAAGCTGCCTTATATGGGTATTTGCAACAGTCGCTTTATTTGCGCAGGAAAATACTGCCGAGTATGTAAAAGAACATTACGACAAGTCGGAAAAATATATTACGATGCGTGATGGAAAACGCTTATTCACTGCAATATATACTCCAAAAGACAAGTCAAAGAAATACCCTATCCTGCTGAATAGAACGCCCTATACTGTTGCTCCATATGGTGAAAATGAATATAAAACCAGCTTAGGAAACTTCCCCGAAATGATGAAGCTCGGGTATATTTTTGTCTATCAAGATGTGCGGGGTAAATGGATGAGCGAAGGCGAATTCGAAGATATCCGACCGACAAAAACCAAGGAAAATGGGCATCAGATCGATGAAAGCACCGATACTTGGGATACAATCGATTGGATTGTAAAAAATATAAAAGGCAATAATGGAAAAGTCGGGATGTATGGCATCTCCTATCCGGGTTTTTATGCTACCGCTAGTTTAATTGGATCCCATCCAGCGTTAAAGGCAGTATCTCCTCAAGCCCCCGTGACGGATTGGTTTATTGGGGATGATTTTCATCATGGTGGTGCATTATTTCTAACGGATGCTTTTCGCTTTATGTATGTATTTGATGCTACGCGCCCAAAGCCTATAACAAATAAAGAAGGTCCGAAGGGATTCGAATTGCCATCAAAAGATCTATATAAATTCTTCTTAGATAACCCGACTTTATCTGGTTTAAAGAAAACGTATCTAAGCCATACTGTTAAGTTCTGGGACAACTTAGCTAAGCATAGCACTTTGGATACCTTTTGGACAAATAGAACGATTACACAGCACCTAAATAGCGTTAAACCAGCGGTCATGGTTGTTGGTGGACTTTATGATGCCGAGGACACCTACGGCGCCTTTGAAACCTACAGACAAATCGAAAAGAAAAACAAAAAGAACAACAACATTTTAGTAATGGGCCCCTGGTATCACGGCGGATGGGTTCGTTCAGAAGGTGATTCATTTGGAGATATAAGATTTGGAGAAAAAACAAGTTTAACTTACCAGCAAAAGTTTGAGAAACCATTTTTCGAATATCACCTAAAGGGTATCGGAACTTTTGAACCGGATGAAGCAAATATCTACTTTACGGGTTCCAATCAATGGCAGCATTTTTCACAATGGCCACCGAAAGATGTACTTAAGGATGAATTATTTCTCTCCGCAAATGGGAAGCTTTCCAAAACTTTGGAACAAGGCGAGGAATTTATTGAGTACAGCAGTGATCCAAATAAACCAGTGCCATCTCAAGAAGGAGTTATTGTTAATCGCACGCGTGAATACATGATTGCTGACCAACGTTTTGCTGCGAACCGTCCAGATGTTATCGTTTTTGAAACGGACGTGCTAGCGGAGGATTTGACGATGGCAGGACCTGTAATCGCGGATCTCTGGGTTTCAATGACAGGTACCGATGCAGATTTTGTTGTTAAAGTAATCGATGTATATCCTGATACAAGCACCGCTACCTCACCTATAGAAAAAGATGTTGTGATGCCGAATTATCAAATGCTAGTTCGGGGTGAAATCCTACGTGGAAAGTTTAGAAACTCATTCACTAATCCAGAACCATTTATACCAAACCAAGCCACTCAAGTGAAGGTAAATTTACCCGATGTTGCTCACACCTTCAAAAAAGGTCATAAAATAATGGTTCAAATCCAGCATAGTTGGTTTCCGTTAGTTGATCGCAATCCAAATCAATTCATGGACATTTTTCAAGCAACAAAAGAAGACTTCATAAAAAACACACATAGATTGTATTTTGTTAAAGACAAGGCAAGCAAAATTATTTTCGATAAATTATAG
- a CDS encoding 3-keto-disaccharide hydrolase — protein MKLRSLSLSLALGLLCACGSNAQVSNKVAKAPKAIQLFNGKDIKNWTPKIRLHEVGENFANTFRVEDGLLKVRYDGGYDSFNQQYGHLAFNKPYSYYVLRVEYRFVDEQTKGGEGWAWRNSGAMLHGQDPKTMLKDQDFPISIEGQLLGGDSKNERTNSNLCTPGTNVVIKEKLFTPHCLSSTSKTYHGDQWVTAEFVVLGDSLIQHVLDGQVVLSYNKPQIGGGNVENFDPKQKIDGKLLDGGFIYLQSESHPIDFRKVELYDLSSYKGNPEKLDAAVKAALAK, from the coding sequence ATGAAGTTAAGATCCCTATCCCTAAGCTTAGCATTGGGGCTGCTATGTGCGTGTGGAAGCAATGCACAAGTAAGCAACAAAGTAGCGAAAGCTCCTAAAGCCATTCAATTGTTTAATGGAAAAGACATCAAAAATTGGACGCCTAAAATTAGACTACATGAAGTTGGAGAAAACTTCGCCAATACTTTCCGTGTTGAAGACGGCTTACTAAAAGTAAGATATGATGGTGGGTACGACTCCTTTAATCAACAATATGGCCATCTAGCATTCAATAAACCGTATAGTTACTATGTCTTACGCGTAGAATATCGTTTTGTTGATGAACAGACAAAAGGTGGAGAAGGATGGGCATGGCGTAATAGCGGTGCAATGTTGCATGGACAGGATCCCAAAACAATGTTGAAAGATCAAGACTTCCCCATCTCAATTGAGGGTCAGCTACTGGGCGGAGATTCGAAGAATGAACGAACAAACTCCAATCTATGTACGCCCGGCACAAATGTGGTCATTAAGGAAAAACTCTTTACTCCGCACTGTTTAAGTTCTACATCTAAAACGTACCATGGTGACCAATGGGTTACTGCTGAATTTGTCGTATTGGGCGACTCGCTTATACAACATGTATTAGATGGTCAAGTTGTATTATCTTACAATAAGCCACAAATTGGAGGGGGAAATGTAGAGAATTTCGACCCTAAACAAAAAATTGATGGAAAATTACTTGATGGTGGATTCATCTACCTACAGAGTGAAAGCCACCCGATTGACTTCAGAAAGGTAGAACTTTATGATTTAAGTAGCTATAAAGGAAACCCTGAAAAGTTAGATGCAGCGGTAAAAGCAGCACTAGCAAAATAA